The genomic stretch GCGCGAAGATGGTCCACGCCGCCCCCCACACGTCCAGCACGATCGTGTCCAAGTCGGTCGCGCGCGGCGGCGGGCGCACGTCGTACCGCGGGCTCGTCCAGGTGCAGGAGGGCGCGGTCGGCTCCCGGGCCACCGTGAAGTGCGACGCGCTGCTGGTCGACACCGTCAGCCGCTCCGACACCTACCCCTACGTCGACGTGCGCGAGGACGACTCGTCCATCGGCCACGAGGCCAGCGTCAGCAAGGTCGGCGAGGACCAGCTCTTCTACCTGATGAGCCGCGGCATGAGCGAGAACGAGGCCATGGCCATGGTCGTGCGCGGCTTCGTCGAGCCGATCGCCCGCGAGCTCCCGATGGAGTACGCGCTGGAGCTGAACCGCCTGATCGAGCTCCAGATGGAAGGCGCGGTCGGCTAGATGACGTTCGAGGTCCCCACCGGGCGCGAGGAGGCGTTCCGGTTCACTCCGGTCAAGCGGATCGAGGACGCCCTCGCGTCGTCGGCCCCGGGCAAGGTCGTGATCGAACGCAGCGCCGGCTCCGGCGTCGACTTCCGCTCCTGCGAGCGCGGCAGCGACCCGCGGCTCGGCTCGCTGCTCACCCCGGCCGACCGGTACGAGGCGCTCGCCGCCGACGGCTACGAGCGCGCCGGCGTCCTCACCGTCCCGCGCCACACCGCGCCCGGCGAGGCCACGATCGTCACGGTGCGCGGCGAGGGCGGGCTGGCGTTCGCGCACCTGCTGGTCGACGTCGAGGAGGGCGCCGAGGCGACGGTGGTGCTCGACCACAGCGGGTCCGCGACGTTCCTCGCCAACGCGGAGTTCCGCGTCGGCGACGGCGCGCGGCTCACCGTGGTCAGCCTCCAGGACTGGGACGACGACGCCGTCCACCTCGGCACGCACGTCGCCGCGGTCGGCCGGGACGCGACGTTCCGCTCGATCGTCGTCTCGCTCGGCGGCGGGGTCGTGCGGCTGGTGCCGAAGGTGACGTTCACCGCGCCCGGCGGCGACGCCGAGCTGCTCGGGCTGTTCTTCGCCGACGCGGGGCAGCACCTCGAGCACCGGCTGCTGGTCGACCACGCGGTGTCCCACTGCCGTTCCCGCGTCACGTACAAGGGGGCGTTGCAGGGCGAGGGCGCGCACACCGTCTGGATCGGCGACGTCATCATCGCCGCCGACACCGTCGGCACCGACACCTACGAGCTGAACCGCAACCTCGTGCTCTCCGACGGCGCCCACGCCGACTCGGTGCCGAACCTCGAGATCTACTCCGGCGAGGTCGTCGGCGCGGGCCACGCCAGCGCGACCGGCCGGTTCGACGACCAGCAGCTCTTCTACCTGGAGTCGCGCGGCATCCCCGCCGACGAGGCGCGGCGCCTGGTGGTGCGCGGGTTCTTCGCCGACGTCGTCCAGCGCATCGAGGTGCCGGCGTTGCGCGAGCGCCTGGAGAACGCCATCGAGGCCGAGCTGGAGAGGTCGGTCCTGTGAGCGAGTGGGTGCGCGTCTGCGCCGCCGTCGACGTGCCCGAGGGCACCGCGAAGGCCGTCGAGATCGGCAACGAGCCGGTCTGCGTCGTGCGCAGCAACGGCACGTTCTACGCGATCCGCGACGTCTGCTCGCACGCCGACGTCGCGCTGTCGGAGGGCGAGGTGGAGGACGGCACGATCGAGTGCTGGCTGCACGGCTCGCGCTTCGACCTGTCCACCGGCCGCCCGACCGGCCTGCCGGCCACCCAGCCCGTTCCCGTCTACCCCGTCAAGCACGACGGCGACGACGTCCTGGTCGCCCTGGAGGAGCAGTCTTGAGCACGTTGGAGATCCGCGACCTGCACGTCAACGTCGACGACACCGAGATCCTGCGCGGTGTCACGCTGACGGTGCGGGCGGGGGAGACGCACGCCCTGATGGGACCGAACGGCTCCGGCAAGAGCACGCTCGCGTACGCCATCGCCGGGCACCCCAAGTACACCGTCACCGGCGGCACGGTCACGCTCGACGGCCAGGACGTCCTCGGCATGGCCGTGGACGAGCGGGCGCGCGCGGGCGTGTTCCTCGCCATGCAGTACCCGGTCGAGGTGCCCGGCGTCTCGGTGAGCAACTTCCTGCGCACCTCGGTCACGGCGATCCGCGGCGAGGCGCCGAAGCTCCGCCTCTGGGTGAAGGAGCTGAAGGAGACGATGGCCGGGCTGGAGATGGACCCGGCGTTCGCCGAGCGGAACGTCAACGAGGGGTTCTCCGGCGGCGAGAAGAAGCGCCACGAGATCCTCCAGATGGAGCTGCTCAAGCCGAAGGTCGCCGTCCTGGACGAGACCGACTCCGGCCTCGACGTCGACGCGTTGCGCGTCGTCTCCGAGGGCGTCAACCGCGTCGCCGCCGGCGGCGAGACCGGCCTGCTGCTCATCACGCACTACACGCGGATCCTGCGCTACATCGCGCCGCGGTTCGTGCACGTGATGTTCGACGGCCGCATCGCCGAGGAGGGCGGGCCGGAGCTCGCGCAGGTGCTGGAGGACAAGGGGTACGAGCACCTCCGCCCGAAGGCGGCCGTGTGACCCTGGACGTCGCGCGGCTGCGCAAGGACTTCCCGATCCTGTCGCGGGAGGTCAACGGCCGGCCGCTCGTGTACCTGGACAGCGCCGCGTCGTCGCAGCGCCCCCAGGCGGTCCTCGACGCCATGACGGCGTACTACGAGCAGCACCACGCCAACGTGCACCGCGGCATCTACGCGCTCGCCGAGGAGGCGACCGCCCTCTACGAGGGCGCGCGCGACACCGTGGCGGCGTTCGTCAACGCGTACGACCGGTCGGAGGTCGTGTTCACCAAGAACTCCACCGAGGCGCTGAACCTCGTCGCCCGCAGCGTCGGCGACTCCGGCCGGATCAAGGCCGGCGACGAGGTGCTCGTCACCGAGATGGAGCACCACTCGAACATCGTGCCGTGGCAGCTCCTCGCGCTGCGCACCGGCTGCGTCGTGCGGTTCCTGCCGCTCACCGACGAGGGCCGGTTCGACCTGTCCCGGCTGGACGAGTACGTCAACGAGCGCACGCGCGTCGTGTCGTTCGTCCACCAGTCGAACATCCTCGGCACCGTCAACCCGACCTCGCAGCTCGTCGCCCGGGCGCGCGAGGTCGGCGCGCTGGTCTGCCTCGACGCGTCGCAGTCGGTGCCGCACATGCCGGTCGACGTACAGGAGATCGGCGCCGACCTCGTGGCGTTCACCGGGCACAAGATGTGCGGGCCGACCGGCATCGGCGTGCTCTGGGCGCGGCGCGAGCTGCTGGACGAGCTGCCGCCGTTCCTCGGCGGCGGCGAGATGATCGAGACGGTCACCATCAAGGGCTCGACGTACGCCGCGCCGCCGCACAAGTTCGAGGCCGGGACGCCGCCGATCGCCGAGGCGGTCGGCCTCGCCGAGGCCGTCCGCTACCTCACCGACATCGGCATGGACGAGATCCGCGCGCACGAGAAGGAGCTGGTGTCCTACGCCCTCCCGGCGCTGGAGTCCGTCTCCGGGCTGCGCATCCTCGGCCCGCGCACGGCCGTCGCGCGCGGCGGGGCGATCTCGTTCGCGCTGGCCGACCTGCACCCGCACGACGTCGGCCAGGTGCTCGACGAGCTCGGCATCGCCGTCCGCGTCGGCCAGCACTGCGCCGCCCCGGTCTGCGCGCGCTACGGCGTGCCGGCGACGACGCGCGCGTCGTTCTACCTCTACACGACGACCGAGGAGGTCGACGCGCTCGTGGCCGGGCTGGAGCACGTGAAGAGGTTCTTCCGTGCAGCTTGAGTCGATGTACCAGGAGATCATCCTGGACCACTACCGCAACCCCCACCACAAGGGGCTGCGCGAGCCGTTCGACGCCGAGGCCCACCACGTCAACCCCACCTGCGGCGACGAGGTCACCGTGCGCGTGCGGGTGGCGGATGGCGTGGTCGAGGACGTGTCGTACGACGGCTCCGGCTGCTCCATCTCGCAGGCGTCCGAGTCGGTCATGACCGACCTCGTCATCGGCCGCCCCGTCGAGGAGGCGCTGGCGACGGCGGACGCGTTCCTCGGCATGATGCGCGGCGCCGAGGGCGACGAGGACGTGCTGGAGGACGCGGTGGCGTTCGCCGGCGTGGCGAAGTACCCGGCGCGCGTCAAGTGCGCGTTGCTGGGCTGGATGGCCTGGAAGGACGCGACGGCGCGGGCCGTCTCGGCGGAGGTGTCATGAGCGAGAAGGCCGCGGTCGCGGACGTCACCGAGGCGATGCGCGACGTCGTCGACCCCGAGATCGGCATCAACATCGTCGACCTCGGTCTGGTCTACGGCGTCACGGTCGACGACGACAACGTCGCCACGCTGGACATGACGCTGACGTCGGCGGCCTGCCCGCTGACCGACGTCATCGAGGACCAGACGCGTTCGGTGCTCAAGGACCTGGTGAAGGACTTCCGCATCAACTGGGTGTGGATGCCGCCGTGGTCGGTCGAGAACATCACCGACGACGGCCGCGAGCAGATGAGGGCACTCGGCTTCAACATCTGACTGTTTCACCGATTCACCCACCGTTGCTCCCGGACATCCGTAGCCTGGCCATACGGGTGGAGGTGGGGAGATGGGTCGTGCACGCGACACCGCCACGGTCGCGACGGTCGTGGCAGCAGTCGGCATGCTGCTTGCGGCGTCACGCGGGCTGGCACCAGCCACCGACCGTTCAGCGCCCCGAGCGACCAAAGTTGGTGACTGCGACGCTGAATGGCGCGTGAAGTCGGCCAACCCGCTCTTCCCCATGGCGGAGGGCTGCTCGACAGTCACCGTCCTGCGTCGGGCGCGGGCGGTGCGGGCGGGCTACACCTTGTCGGAGAGCCCGACGACGGCACTGACGACCGATGCGTCGGGCCGGCCCGTCGCTCTGATGGAGTCGCAGCTGGGGCTGGTCCTGGTGCGGTGCCAGGTCGTGACCTGCACAACCGCAACGGAGACCCTCGTCGCGGCGACCGGCACTTTCGCGGAGGCTCAGCCATCGCTGGCGGTGGGACCGGACGGCAGCATCGCAATCGGGCTCGCCCTGACCCAGCCAGAGGACGACCCCGTCCGGGTCGTCCTCTGCCCGCCTGGCTGTACGGCACCGCAGCCAATCGTGCGGTACGTGGGTGGCGGCGTGCCATCGGTCATGTACGACGGCACGGGGCACCTAGTCGTCCTCCGCAACGGCTACGGAGGTGACGCGCTCCTACGCTGCCTCGACGCCACCTGCACGAGCCAGGTCTCGATCGACGTGGGCCATGCGGCGCAGGCCGGCGAGGTGACCATGGCCGGTGGGGCGCCGGTGGCCGCGTTCACGTCGTGGACCGCAACCGGCCTCGCCGTGGTCATCGTGCGCTGTGGTGACAGCGCCTGTATGAGCCCAGCGACATTCGTCCCGTATCCCGAGATCACGCAGACCCCGTCGACCATCGCGGTCCGCGGGCGGGATGACGGCTCCCTCTTCCTCTCCTGGGTCACGCCGCGCCAAGGCGTGCGCGTCGACCGGTGCGTGGGCACGTCGTGTGCTCCAGTCGCCGCGACGGACGACGGGTCGGCGGCAGTCGAGTCTCCGGTCGCGGGGAGCGAGGGCGCCTCGATCCAGGCCGCGCCATCCATGATCCTGGACGGAAGCGGCGTCCCGACCATCGCTTACCGCTTCGCCGGCGCGGCGCGAGTCCTTCGGTGCGGCAGCACGACGTGCGCCAACTGGATGGCGGTCGCGGCCGACGGGGTAGGGCGCGTACGGGCCGGCGTGAGCATCGCTATCGGCCCGAACGCGAAGCCGGTACTGGCCTACGTCGCCGAGGGTCGGGACGCGGACGCGCCAGAGTTTCGGCTGGCGCTGTGCGGCAACCTCGCCTGCACCTGACCGGCGCCCAGGTCAGTGGTGCCAAAGGTGCGGGCGCCGGCGTTCGAGGAGTGGGTGGCCCGGCGCGGACGCCAGCGCTCATGGACGGCGTACCTCCTGACCGGCGACTGGCAGCGCGCCGAGGACCTGCTCCAGACGGCGCGGCAACGGCCGCTGGGCTGATCGCGTTAGACGCGTCGCTGACGCCCGCCGATCAGGGCGCGTCCAGCACGTACACCGTGAGGTGCAGGCCCTGGTGGTCGAGGTCGTGCCAGTGGGTCATGCCGATCTTGCGCATCACCGCGAGCGACGCCGGGTTCTCCGGCACGGCGATCGACACGATCCGCGGCAGCCCGTAACGGCCGAACGCCAGGTCGCGCATCGCCGTCGCCGCCTCCGTAGCGAAGCCGCGGCCCCAGGCGTGGCGGACCAGCCGCCAGCCGATCTCCACCTCGCCCGGCTCCGCCGGGTGCGGGCCGAGGCCGGTGAAGCCGAGCAGCTCACCGGTGGCACGCTCCACGACGGCGGCGCGGCCGTAGCCGTCCGCCGCCCACCCCGCCACCAGCCGGGCCAGCAGCGCGTCGCTGGCCGCCCGGTCCAGCGGCCCGCCGACGTACCGCGTCACTTCGGGGTCGGCGTTCATCGCCGCGAACGGCGCCCCGTCCTCCGGCAGCCACATCCGCAGCAGCAGCCGTGGCGTCTCGGCGACCGTCTCGCCGGGCGTCACAGGTCGGTGGCGCCGAACGTGTCGCACGCCTCGGGCGTCGTCGCGCGGTAGCCGGTCAGGAACCACCGCTGCCGCTGCTCGCTGGACCCGTGCGTCCACGACTCGCGGTCCACGCGGCCGGTCGCGGCGCTCTGGATCCGGTCGTCGCCGACCGACGCGGCGGCGTCGAGGCCGTCGGCGATGTCGTCGTCGGTGACCTGGGTGAGGAAGCCGGTGTCGACGGCGTTGGCGGCCCAGGCGCCGGCGTAGCAGTCGGCCTGGAGCTCCAGCCGCACGCTGGCCGAGAGGGCGCCCTGCCGGTCGCCGGAACGTTGCACCTTGGCGGAGGTGCCGAGGAGGTCCTGCGCGTGGTGGCCGTACTCGTGCGCGACGACGTACGCCTGCGCGAACGCCCCGCCGCGCGCGCCGAGCTTGGTCCGCAGGTCCTCGAAGAAGCCGATGTCCAGGTACACCGTGCCGTCGGCCGGGCAGTAGAACGGCCCGACGTCGGACGTGGCGTCGCCGCAGCCGGTGCTCGTGCCGCCGGTGAACAGCTGCGTCTGCGCGCGCTGGTAACGCCGCCCCAGCACCTTCGCCCAGTACGCCTGCACCGAGTTCACGACGCCGACGATGCGGCAGTCGGTGTACCGGTCGGCGTCGGCGCCGGTGCGGCAACGCTCCGCGAGATCGGACTGCGTGACGACGCCGGTCTGCGCGCCGCTCGCGCCGCCGCCGCCGAGCAGGTCGCCGGGGGAGACGCCGAGCAGCAGCGCCACGATCAGGCCGATGACGCTGACACCGCCGCCGACCGCCATGCCCCCGCGGGGGAACGACCGGCCGCGCGCGTCGCTGATCTGCGACGGGTCCAGCCCGACGCGGTCCTCGAAGTCCACACCCGGCGCGTACCCCTCCCGCGCCGCCCCGTACCCTGGAACGTGTGATCACGGTGGCCGACCTCGAGCTGCGCGCGGGCGCGCGCGTGCTGATCGAGCACGCGTCGTTCCAGGTGGCGCGCGGCGACCGGGTCGGCCTGGTCGGCCGCAACGGCGCCGGCAAGACGACGCTGCTCAAGGTCGTGGCCGGCGAGGGGCTGCCCGCCGCGGGCAGCGTGTCGCGCGGCGAGGTCGGCTACCTGCCGCAGGACCCGCGCACCGGCGACCTCGACCAGCTCGCCCGCGACCGCATCCTCTCCGCGCGCGGACTGGACACGTTGCTGCGCACCATGCGCGAGACCGAGGGCGCGATGGCCAGCGCCGACGACGAGACCCGCGACACCGCCGTCGCCCGGTACGGGCGGCTGGAGGACCGGTTCCAGGCGCTCGGCGGCTGGGCCGCCGAGGCGGAGGCAGCCTCCATCGCCAGCAGTCTCGGCCTGCCGGAACGCGTCCTCGGCCAGCCGCTCGGCACCCTCTCCGGCGGTCAGCGCCGCCGGGTCGAGCTGTCCCGCATCCTGTTCAGCGGCGCGGAGACGCTGCTGCTCGACGAGCCCACCAACCACCTCGACGCCGACTCCATCGTCTGGCTGCGGGAGTTCCTCAAGCGGCACACCGGCGGTCTCGTCGTCGTGAGCCACGACGTCGACCTGCTCGGCGCGACCGTGAACAAGGTGTTCCACCTCGACGCCAACCGCGCCGCCCTCGACGTCTACAACGTCGGCTGGACGGCGTACCTGGCCCAGCGGGAGACCGACGAACGCCGCCGCAAGCGCGAGCGCGCGAACGCCGAGGCGCAGGCCGCCGCGTTGCAGGCGCAGGCCGACCGGATGCGCTACAAGGCGACGAAGGCGAAGGCCGCGCAGAGCATGGAGAAGCGCGCCAACCGCCTGCTCTCGGGCCTGGAGGAGGTCCGCCAGCACGACCGGGTCGCGAAGCTCCGCTTCCCCGACCCGCTGCCGTGCGGGCGGACGCCGTTGACGGCCACCGGCCTGTCCAAGTCGTACGGGTCGCTCGAAGTCTTCACCGACGTCGACCTGGCCATCGACCGCGGCTCGCGCGTCGTGATCCTCGGCCTCAACGGCGCCGGCAAGACGACGCTGCTGCGCATCCTGGCCGGCATCGAGGAGCCGGACACCGGCAGCGTCGAGCCCGGCCACGGCCTGCGGCTCGGCTACTACGCGCAGGAGCACGAGACGATCGACCCGGCGCGTTCGGTGCTGGAGCACGTCCAGTCGGTGTCGCCGGACGCCGACGAGGCGTCGTTGCGGAAGCTGCTGGGGGCTTTCCTGTTCAGCGGCGAGACGGTGCACCAGCCGGCCGGGACCCTCTCCGGCGGCGAGAAGACGCGGCTCGCGCTGGCGGGGCTCGTGGTGAGTCGCGCGAACGTCCTGCTGCTGGACGAGCCCACGAACAACCTCGACCCGGCGTCGCGCGCCGAGGTGCTGCGCGCGCTCGCGACCTACACCGGGTCCGTCGTCCTCGTCACGCACGACGAGGGCGCGGTCGAGGCGCTGCGGCCGGAGCGCGTGATCCTGCTGCCCGACGGCGTCGAGGACCGCTGGTCCGACGAGCTCGCCGACCTCGTCGCCCTGGCGTAGCGGCGGCCCGGTACCGCGTTTGGGTCGGCCGACTAAGGGAGCGCCGCGCAGCGGCGCGGAACTAGGCCGACCCGGACGCGGTACCGGGGCGCGTCACCAGGCCGACCGGAGGACGGACTCGATCACCACAGCGGCCCCGGCGCCGAGGGCCAGCAGCACGAGCGACGGCCGGGCCGGCTCGCCGTCGTCGTCGGTGCCGGTGACCGGCACCAGCAGCCACGGGAAGAACGGCAGCCACGAACGCTCCACCTCGCCGCGCGCGAGTCCCGAGGCGATCGCGAAGCCGACGCCGACGAGGGCACCGACGAGGAACGGCCAGCCGGGCGTGCGGCGGACGCGGCGGGCGGCGGTGACGACGTGCGGGCCGCAGGCGATCACCAGCACGACGAGGTCCAGCAGTGCCCACAGCGCCCACGACCGGTGCGGCCCGACGCGGACCGACCAGTCGGCCTGCGCGGCGGTGAGCCCGTCCGGCCAGACGAACCCCGCCAGCCGCGCCAGCGCGAGCGGCACCAGCGCGCCCGCGCCGACGAACGCGATCGCGAGCGCGCGGCGGCGCACGAAGCAGACGACGAGCAGCGTCGCCGCGATCCAGCCGACGGCGTACGAGAACAGCGCGGCGACGCCGAGCACCAGGCCGGACGCGAGCGCCCACCAGGGCCGCCGCCCCGGCTCGGAGCCGACGACGCCGAGCGCGACGGACACCGCGCAGAGCGCCGCCGTCACGCCGTCCATGGAGACGGCGACCCAGACGGCGTACGGCGCGAGCACCAGCGCCGGCAGCAGCCGCCGGGCGGCGGCCTCGCCGCAGAGCGAGCGCATCGCCACGGCGACGGCGGGCACCGTGACGCAGCCGAGCGCCGTGACGACGACGCCGATGGTGGAGGGGCGGGCGACGCCCAGCTTGCGCAGCAGCCAGAGCAGCAGCACCGGCGCCGGCGGGTGGGTGCGGGTGGCGACCGAGTAGTGGCCGGTGCTCTCCACGAAGTGCCGGACGAACGCCACCGGGTCGGCGCCGGCGGCGGGCAGGTCGCGCAGGTACTCGTCGCCGTTGGCGATCGGGAACGCCAGGCCGTTGCCGCCGTCGACGACGGCGAGCGCGAGCGACCAGGCGAGGGCGGCGCCGTAGGAGGCGAGGAGGAGGCGGCGCCAGCCGAGGCGTTCGGCGACGCCGGCGCGGACGGCGGCGAGGACGGCGATCGCGACACCGGGCGCGAGGACGGTGCCGACCTCGACCTTGAACCGGTACTCGCCGGTGAACGGCGCCCCCGGCACGCCGACGCGCAGGTGCAGCCGGCGCGCGAGCAGCGTGAGCCCGATGCCTCCCGCGACGAGCAGCAGCCACGTCGCGGCGTCGGACGCGCGCCGTTCGGAGGTGGCGGTCATCGCGGACACGGTATCGGGGTCGGGCAGCGGGAACGATGGGGCCGTGGCCGACCTCGACCTCTCCGCCGCCGCCGTCGCGACGCTGGCGGCGCGCGCCGAGGAGCAGCAGCGGGCGTTCGGCGCGATCCGCTACGGCAGCGTGTTCCGCGTCGGCGCCGCGCGCGTGGTGCTCAACCCGGACGCGCCGCTCGCCGCAGCGAACTTCGCCGGGACGATCACCGGCTCGCCGATGGCGGCCGAGGCGACGCTCGCGCGGCTGCCGGACGTGTGGGCGGAGGCCGAACGCTCGCCGGTGATCCTGCTCGAGTCGCCGTCCTGCCTGCCGGAGCTCGGCGCGATCGCCGAGGAGGCCGGGTACGAGGCGGTCGAGGAGACGGCGGTGATGCTGCTGGCCGACCCGGCCGCGCTGGTCGACGGGGAGCCGGGCATCCTCACCCGCCCGGCCGCCGAGCGCGACGACCCGGCGGTGCTCGCGGACGTGCTGGCGGACGCGTTCGGCTACGCGAGCGGCGTCGAACGCGGCCTCGCCGAGGTGCTGGGCCAGCGGCTGGACGACCCGCGCGTCGAGGCCGTCGTCGCGGACGAGGGCGGCGCGGCGGTGGGCGCGGCGTTCGCGTTCGTGCAGGGCGATCTCGGCTACGTCACCGACGCCGGCGTCCGCACCGAGCACCGCGGCCGCCGGCTCGGCCGCGCCGTCGGCAGCGCCGCGGCGGCCCGCTGCCTCGCCCGCGGCGCCCGGATCGTGTGGCTCGCCGCGGAGGCGGGCGGCGCGGCGGAACGGTTCTGGGCCGGCCTCGGCTTCGCCACCGCGTACACCGCGGTGACCTACCAGTGGCGGGAGTGATCCGCCCCTGCCGGGGTACGTCCGCCGTTGGTCAGGGGTCGCGGACTGGGGCATGATCACGGGACGCGGGTGGACGAGGCGAAGCGGAGGAAACGTCGTGGCGGAGGCTCTGAAGAAGGGGAGCAGGGTCACCGGGGCGGAGCGCGCGAAGCTCGCGACCGACCTGCGGAAGAAGTACGACGCGGGCCAGAGCATCCGCACCCTCGCCGCCGCCTCCGGGCGCTCCTACGGCTTCGTGCACCGCATGCTCAGCGAGTCCGGCGCGACGCTGCGCGGCCGCGGTGGCGCGACGCGCGCGAAGGACAAGAAGTAACCACCTCTCCGAAACCGTTGCGGCGCAACGGTTTGCGGCATCCGCGCGTCCTCTAACACACGCGCGCACCACCTGCCAGCACCGCCGAGTCTCGTGCGCGCGTTCGGCGTGTCGTCCACGTCGGTACGGCACATCGCCGCCATGATTTCGACAAGGGAGACAACGGGTCTTCCCACGGTCGAGGAGGATGCGGTGCCCGCACCTGCGAAGAAGGCGGCGAAGCCCGCGGCGAAGAAGACCGCTGCCGCGAAGCCCGCCGCGAAGAAGACGGCCGCGGCGAAGCCCGCTGCCAAGAAGACCACCGCGGCCGCGAAGCCGGCGGCGAAGAAGACGGCGGCCGCGAAGCCCGCCGCGAAGAAGACGGCGGCGGCGAAGCCGGCCGCGAAGAAGACCACCGCGGCCGCGAAGCCGGCGGCGAAGAAGACGGCGGCCGCGAAGCCCGCCGCGAAGAAGACGGCCGCCGCCAAGCCGGCCGCGAAGAAGACCGCCACCAAGGCCGCCGCGAAGCCGGCCGCGAAGAAGACGGCCGCGGCCAAGCCGGCCGCGAAGAAGACGGCGGCGAAGAAGGCCCCCGCCAAGAAGGCCCCCGCCAAGAAGGCCAAGTAACCCACACCCCGAAGGGGATTCTCCGTGCCCGCACAGTTCGTGCTGAAGAAGGGGACGACCGGGAAGTTCCGGTTCAACCTCGTCGCCCGCAACGGTCAGGTCGTCGCGACCTCCGAGGCCTACGAGACGAAGGCCAAGGCCCTGGCCGGCATCGAGTCGGTCCGCAAGAACGCGCCGGACGCGGTGCTCGTCGACGGCACCGCACCCGCCGCGAAGCCGGCCGCGAAGGCGACGGCGGGCAAGGCTCCCGCGAAGAAGGCCGCGGCCAAGCCCGCCGCGGCCACGACGGCGACCACGGCGGCGAAGAAGGCCCCCGCCAGGAAGGCCGCCACCAGGTAACGCGCGCACGTCCCGGCGGCGGGCCGTTCCCCTCGGGGGCGGCCCGCCGCCGCGTTCGCGGCCGATGCGGGCGGGCGCCGCCCCGTCGTGTGTAATGCCGCCATGACCGACGACGAGCTCGCCGAGGTCGGCCTGCTGCTCCGCGTGGACGGCCCGGTCGCCACCGTCACGCTGAACCGCCCCGAGCGCCGCAACGCGCAGACGCCCGCCATGTGGACCGCGCTCGCGCGGCTCGGCCGCGAGCTGCCCGGCGACGTCCGCGTCGTCGTCGTCACCGGTGCCGGCCCGTCGTTCTCCGCCGGCCTCGACCTCCAGATGTTCACGCCCGAGGGCATCCCGGGCGCGCCGTCGTTCCTCGACCTCGCGCGCTCCTCCGACGCGGACGCCGACGCGACGATCGCGGCGTTCCAGGA from Mycobacteriales bacterium encodes the following:
- a CDS encoding ABC-F family ATP-binding cassette domain-containing protein, coding for MITVADLELRAGARVLIEHASFQVARGDRVGLVGRNGAGKTTLLKVVAGEGLPAAGSVSRGEVGYLPQDPRTGDLDQLARDRILSARGLDTLLRTMRETEGAMASADDETRDTAVARYGRLEDRFQALGGWAAEAEAASIASSLGLPERVLGQPLGTLSGGQRRRVELSRILFSGAETLLLDEPTNHLDADSIVWLREFLKRHTGGLVVVSHDVDLLGATVNKVFHLDANRAALDVYNVGWTAYLAQRETDERRRKRERANAEAQAAALQAQADRMRYKATKAKAAQSMEKRANRLLSGLEEVRQHDRVAKLRFPDPLPCGRTPLTATGLSKSYGSLEVFTDVDLAIDRGSRVVILGLNGAGKTTLLRILAGIEEPDTGSVEPGHGLRLGYYAQEHETIDPARSVLEHVQSVSPDADEASLRKLLGAFLFSGETVHQPAGTLSGGEKTRLALAGLVVSRANVLLLDEPTNNLDPASRAEVLRALATYTGSVVLVTHDEGAVEALRPERVILLPDGVEDRWSDELADLVALA
- a CDS encoding GNAT family N-acetyltransferase → MADLDLSAAAVATLAARAEEQQRAFGAIRYGSVFRVGAARVVLNPDAPLAAANFAGTITGSPMAAEATLARLPDVWAEAERSPVILLESPSCLPELGAIAEEAGYEAVEETAVMLLADPAALVDGEPGILTRPAAERDDPAVLADVLADAFGYASGVERGLAEVLGQRLDDPRVEAVVADEGGAAVGAAFAFVQGDLGYVTDAGVRTEHRGRRLGRAVGSAAAARCLARGARIVWLAAEAGGAAERFWAGLGFATAYTAVTYQWRE
- a CDS encoding helix-turn-helix domain-containing protein, yielding MAEALKKGSRVTGAERAKLATDLRKKYDAGQSIRTLAAASGRSYGFVHRMLSESGATLRGRGGATRAKDKK
- a CDS encoding histone H1-like repetitive region-containing protein; translation: MPAPAKKAAKPAAKKTAAAKPAAKKTAAAKPAAKKTTAAAKPAAKKTAAAKPAAKKTAAAKPAAKKTTAAAKPAAKKTAAAKPAAKKTAAAKPAAKKTATKAAAKPAAKKTAAAKPAAKKTAAKKAPAKKAPAKKAK